The genomic DNA AAGCTTGCCTTTTCCTCGTGAGTTAAAGACCCGTATCAACCAGTCTACTTGAGATATTTCCCGACGAGCAAGCCTAACCGTTTCTTAGCCTGGGCAGAAATCTTGCTGCGGTCCGTGAGAATCGCGTGTGCGAGAGCAGACCCGCATTTGCAACTCCGCTGGCCGGGCAGGCGACGGACGGCAGATCGCAGGATCTTTTGGGCATTCTTGACGTTGCGATTGAGATAGTCAATGATCTGGTCGACAGTGACCGCCGCGTGCTCAGGATGCCAGCAATCGTAATCCGTGACCATGGCCAGCGTTGCGTAACAGAGCTCTGCTTCGCGGGCAAGCTTGGCTTCCTGCAGGTTCGTCATGCCGATGACATCCATGCCCCAGCTACGGTAAGCGTTTGATTCCGCCTTGGTGGAAAACGCGGGACCCTCCATGCAGACGTACGTTCCGCCGCGATGCACTATGACTTTCGCGTCGGCGCAGGCGGCTTCCAGGGCATCCACGACCGTCGGACACATGGGGTCTGAAAAACCCACATGCGCCACAATCCCACCGCCGAAGAAAGTCGAGATGCGGCCGCGGGTCCGGTCGAAGAACTGGAGCGGGAGGGCCATGTCCATCGGGCGGTAATCTTCTCTTAAAGAACCCACTGCACTGACAGAAAGAATCCGCTCAACTCCCAGCTTCTTCATGGCATAGATGTTGGCCCGGTAGTTGATTTCCGAGGGCGTGATCACGTGCCCGCGTCCGTGGCGTGCCAGAAATGCAACCTGCCTGCCTTCAAGGACCCCGACGCGGAAAGCGTCCGAGGGTTTGCCAAACGGCGTCGCCAAACGAACCCACCTGGGCTGGCTAAGGCCTTCCATCTGATAGAGTCCGCTTCCACCAATAATCCCGATCGCTGCTTGGGCCACTTTGGAACCTCCACTCTTCCTTCTCTCCGTTATTTCACTGCTACCGGCTGGAACGTCAACTTTCCGTCCACTTCCGACAGCGTTCCCCATGGAACATCAGGATCATGCGGGAAAACCGTTAATACGCCCTCCTCCGCCAGGCACGGAAGCAGCCGCTTCTTTGAAGCCAGAGTTTCCATCGGATAGAGGTCGAAAGCCATAATCCATGGGTAGGGGATGTGAGCGCGTGTTGGAACGAGGTCAGAAACAAAGCACGCGCGCTGGCCTTCTGACTCAATCCATACGCACTGCAAGTCCTTGACGTGTCCGGGCGCAAGTTCAACCCGGACCCCAGGCACGATCTCATGGTCGCCATCAACCAACACCGTTTGCGGTTCCGCTGGGGCAAACCATTCTTCGAAATAGCTTGCCCGGTCTCGTTCGCTGGGGTGCAGGGCATGTTCCCACTCGGCCCTTTGCATGAAATAGCGCGCGTTTGGAAACGTCGGAACGATTTTCAATCCATCGCGCCGCGTATTCCAACCGCAATGGTCGAAGTGCAAATGAGTGTTGATGACAATATCGACATCACCAGGTCCAATCCCGTGACGTGAAAGCTCGTCGGGGAGGCGTGACGAATGATTGACGTCGTAAATATCGCCAAACTTCGCGTCAAATTTGCCGCCAATGCCTGTTTCGACGAGAACATTGTAGCGGCGTGTCTTGACGAGCAGGCAGGTGAGTCCAAGGCGCACGCGGTTGCGCTCATCTGCGGGCAGCTTCTTTTCCCACAGAACCTTCGGAACAACCCCAAACATTTGCCCGCCGTCAAGGCCGAATGTACCATCAGACAGCGCATGAATCTCAAAGGCGCCCAGCTTCATTACTTGCTTCCCTGCTCCGGATATGAGGTTTCCTGCCTCGATTCAGTCTCTTCAAGCAGCTCGATCAAAATATTTGCCGTACTTGAAGGGTGCAAGAAGGCAATCGACTCACCTCCTGCACCAACGCGCGGAGTGCGATCGACAAGTCGGATGCCATGCCGGTCGAGCTCGTTCAGCGTCGTCTGCAAATTGCCGACGGTCAAAGTCAAGTGATGGATTCCCGGCCCGCGCTTACCGATGAAGCGCGCAATCGGCGATTCAGGCGAACTGGCCTCCAGCAGTTCAAGACGGCTTTCTCCAACCTGGAAGCTCGCAACCCGCACTTGTTGATCTTCGACTTCTTCGCGAGAATCGGGCGGGCGTCCCAGTAAGAGTTCAAACACTGCCGCCGCTTTTTCAAGAGACTCCACAGCAATGCCCAGATGATGAATACGCATTCTTTCATCCCATAGCTGCAAGATTATGGTTTACTACGCCGGTATTTTCATCCTGTCCCGGGCCGTCGCATCTCCTTTGAGCGGGCCGATCAGCCGCGCCCGGAGCCGACGCCCGATTCCTGGAGCATTTCTTCCACGATGGAATGTGGATCGCGCCGGCGCGCCAGAATTGCCTCCACGTATTCGCTGATCTGTTTCTGGTCAATCCGCTCCTCAGCAACCCGTTCGAACAGGCGTTGACGTAACAATTCCAGGAGGTGCAGACGGGCGTTTTCGCGCCGTCGATTCAGCCCTGCGGAACTGCCTTCCGTCGCCGCCCGGAATTTCTCCAATTCTTCACACAGTTCGGATATTCCCTCACCCGTTGTCGCCGTCGTTTTAACAATGGGCGGGCGCCAGGCATCCAGCTTCGTCCCCACGGACAGCAGTGCGTCCAACTCGCGTTCCATGCGCTCGGCGCCCGGTTGATCGGATTTGTTAATCACGAAAAGGTCCGCAATCTCCATCACACCGGCCTTAAAAGTCTGAACACCATCACCCATGCCCGGAACCAGAACGACGACGGTGGCGTCGGCGAGGCGAGCCACGTCCACCTCGGCTTGTCCCGCCCCTACTGTTTCAATGAACACTACATCACAACCTGCGGCATCAAGGATGAGGGCTGCGTCGCGTGCAGCGGGTGCAAGCCCGCCCAGTTGTCCGCGGGTTGCCATGCTGCGAATATAGACGCCCTCATCGGTTGCAAGCGCCTGCATGCGAATGCGGTCGCCCAGAATAGCGCCGCCTGAAAACGGACTGGTGGGATCCACCGCAACGATGCCTACACGCTTGTCTGACCGCCGGAATTCCGTGGCCACCTTTCCGAGCAGAGTGCTCTTGCCCGCCCCTGGCGCTCCTGTAACACCGATCGTGTATGCCTGACCGGCCTTATGAAAGAGGGCGCGCAGCAACGCCGAGCTTGAGGGTCCTTTCGTCTCAACCGAGGAGATTGCCTGTGCAACCGCCCGCCGGTCCCCGGCGCATATCTTCTCAACCCACTGTTCAACAGAGATACCCATCAATTCATCACGCGCGCGATGCACAGCAGATGCGCTACGGCAATTTCCCCAGAGACTCACGGGCGATAATCAGCCGCTGAATTTCGCTGGTGCCCTCACCGATCGTACACAGCTTGACGTCCCGGTAAAACTTCTCGACGGGATACTCTTTGATAAAACCGTATCCACCGTGAATCTGCACTGCTTCGCCCGCAATCCTCACCGCGATTTCGCTGGCAAACAGCTTGGCGATGGAGCTTTCGCGCGTTACTCGTTCGCCCCGTGTCGCCAGAGCGGCCGCCCGCCACGTCAGCAGCCTTGCTGCGTCGATTTCGGTGGCCATGTCGGCCAGCTTGAAGCGAATGGCCTGAAAACTGGCGATGGGCCGTCCGAATTGCTCCCGTTCCCGGGAGTGCCTGAGCGACTCTTCGAATGCGCCCTGCGCTATCCCTACGGAGAGCGCCGCAATGGAGATGCGTCCTCCATCCAGGACCCGCAGGCTGTCAATAAATCCCTGCCCCTCTACACCCAGGCAGTTCTCCTCCGGAATTCGGCAATCCTCGAAGATGATCTCTCCTGTATTGCTGGCCCGCATGCCCAGCTTGTCTTCGGCCTTGCCGGGTCGGAAGCCGGGAGTTCCCTTTTCGATGATAAACGCGGAAATTCCATGCTTACCCTTGGCCTTGTCAGTAACGGCCATGGCCACACAGGTGTCTGCGTAATGGCTGTTCGTAGTAAATGTTTTCGAACCGTTAAGTATCCAGGTATTACCTTCGCGCCGCGCGGTGGTGCGCGTACCACCCGCGTCCGACCCCGCGCCGGGCTCAGTCAGACTCCAGCAGCCCAGTTTGTCACCCTGCGCAAGTGGGACAAGGTACTTCCTTTTCTGCTCCTCGGTGCCAGCGAGCAGGATGTGATTGGCGCAAAGGGAATTGTGCGCTGCCACAACCAGCGCGATAGAGCCGTCAACTCTTGCCAACTCCTCAATTGCTATGACATAGGGAATGTACCCAAAACCGGCGCCTCCGTATTTAGCAGGCACGGTTACGCCCATCAGCCCCAGCCTGGCAAGCGCAGGCAAAAGTTCGATCGGAAAATGTTCGGCCGCATCCCATTCGCGAACGTGAG from Terriglobia bacterium includes the following:
- the mtnP gene encoding S-methyl-5'-thioadenosine phosphorylase, which encodes MAQAAIGIIGGSGLYQMEGLSQPRWVRLATPFGKPSDAFRVGVLEGRQVAFLARHGRGHVITPSEINYRANIYAMKKLGVERILSVSAVGSLREDYRPMDMALPLQFFDRTRGRISTFFGGGIVAHVGFSDPMCPTVVDALEAACADAKVIVHRGGTYVCMEGPAFSTKAESNAYRSWGMDVIGMTNLQEAKLAREAELCYATLAMVTDYDCWHPEHAAVTVDQIIDYLNRNVKNAQKILRSAVRRLPGQRSCKCGSALAHAILTDRSKISAQAKKRLGLLVGKYLK
- a CDS encoding MBL fold metallo-hydrolase, giving the protein MKLGAFEIHALSDGTFGLDGGQMFGVVPKVLWEKKLPADERNRVRLGLTCLLVKTRRYNVLVETGIGGKFDAKFGDIYDVNHSSRLPDELSRHGIGPGDVDIVINTHLHFDHCGWNTRRDGLKIVPTFPNARYFMQRAEWEHALHPSERDRASYFEEWFAPAEPQTVLVDGDHEIVPGVRVELAPGHVKDLQCVWIESEGQRACFVSDLVPTRAHIPYPWIMAFDLYPMETLASKKRLLPCLAEEGVLTVFPHDPDVPWGTLSEVDGKLTFQPVAVK
- the mce gene encoding methylmalonyl-CoA epimerase — protein: MRIHHLGIAVESLEKAAAVFELLLGRPPDSREEVEDQQVRVASFQVGESRLELLEASSPESPIARFIGKRGPGIHHLTLTVGNLQTTLNELDRHGIRLVDRTPRVGAGGESIAFLHPSSTANILIELLEETESRQETSYPEQGSK
- the meaB gene encoding methylmalonyl Co-A mutase-associated GTPase MeaB: MGISVEQWVEKICAGDRRAVAQAISSVETKGPSSSALLRALFHKAGQAYTIGVTGAPGAGKSTLLGKVATEFRRSDKRVGIVAVDPTSPFSGGAILGDRIRMQALATDEGVYIRSMATRGQLGGLAPAARDAALILDAAGCDVVFIETVGAGQAEVDVARLADATVVVLVPGMGDGVQTFKAGVMEIADLFVINKSDQPGAERMERELDALLSVGTKLDAWRPPIVKTTATTGEGISELCEELEKFRAATEGSSAGLNRRRENARLHLLELLRQRLFERVAEERIDQKQISEYVEAILARRRDPHSIVEEMLQESGVGSGRG
- a CDS encoding acyl-CoA dehydrogenase family protein; translation: MDFELTDEERGIRDSVRAFAEQEIRPHVREWDAAEHFPIELLPALARLGLMGVTVPAKYGGAGFGYIPYVIAIEELARVDGSIALVVAAHNSLCANHILLAGTEEQKRKYLVPLAQGDKLGCWSLTEPGAGSDAGGTRTTARREGNTWILNGSKTFTTNSHYADTCVAMAVTDKAKGKHGISAFIIEKGTPGFRPGKAEDKLGMRASNTGEIIFEDCRIPEENCLGVEGQGFIDSLRVLDGGRISIAALSVGIAQGAFEESLRHSREREQFGRPIASFQAIRFKLADMATEIDAARLLTWRAAALATRGERVTRESSIAKLFASEIAVRIAGEAVQIHGGYGFIKEYPVEKFYRDVKLCTIGEGTSEIQRLIIARESLGKLP